In Scleropages formosus chromosome 18, fSclFor1.1, whole genome shotgun sequence, one DNA window encodes the following:
- the erp44 gene encoding endoplasmic reticulum resident protein 44, with translation MKLTAVIPSPEIHYFTILLFTGLYTPVRSEITTLDAGNIDDILNNAGVALVNFYADWCRFSQMLHPIFEEASNVVREEFPDTKQVVFARVDCDQHSDIAQRYRISKYPTLKLFRNGMMMKREYRGQRSVSAIADFIRQQKVDPVKELQSLEEITAIDRSKRTIIGYFENKDSENYGTFQKVANILRDDCVFLAAFGEVSKPERFSGDHVIYKPIGESVPDMVYLGSLMNFDLTYAWAQDKCVPLVREITFENGEELTEEGIPFLILFHMKDDHESLEKFQQEVARQLISEKGSINFLHADCDKFRHPLLHIQKTPADCPVIAIDSFRHMYVFPEFSDLTIPGKLRQFVLDLHSGKLHREFHHGPDPTDSTPGQEENREVQSSPPESSFQKLAPSETRYTLLRHRDEL, from the exons ATGAAATTAACCGCAGTCATACCCTCTCCCGAAATCCACTACTTCACGATACTGCTG TTTACAGGACTGTACACTCCGGTAAGAAGTGAAATCACTACTCTCGATGCGGGAAACATCGACGATATCTTAA ACAACGCAGGAGTTGCTTTAGTGAATTTTTATGCAGACTG GTGCCGCTTCAGTCAGATGCTACATCCCATCTTCGAGGAGGCATCCAATGTGGTTCGGGAGGAGTTCCCAGACACCAAGCAGGTGGTGTTTGCCCGTGTGGATTGTGACCAGCACT CTGACATCGCCCAGCGCTACCGCATCAGCAAGTACCCCACCCTGAAGCTCTTCCGCAATGGCATGATGATGAAGAGGGAGTAccggggtcaaaggtcagtgtCAGCCATTGCGGACTTCATCCGACAACAGAAGGTGGACCCTGTGAAGGAACTGCAGAGCCTGGAGGAGATCACCGCCATCGAC CGGAGTAAAAGAACCATTATTGGGTACTTTGAGAACAAAGACTCTGAGAATTATGGCACATTCCAGAAGGTGGCAAACATCCTCCGAGACGACTGTGTCTTCTTGGCAGCCTTTGG GGAGGTATCCAAGCCAGAACGCTTCAGCGGAGACCATGTGATCTACAAGCCCATAGGG GAGAGTGTTCCTGACATGGTCTACCTGGGCTCGCTCATGAACTTCGACCTGACCTACGCCTGGGCTCAGGACAAGTGCGTGCCGCTGGTGCGCGAGATCACCTTCGAGAACGGCGAG GAACTCACTGAGGAGGGAATCCCGTTCCTCATCCTCTTCCACATGAAGGATGACCATGAGAGTCTAGAGAAgttccagcaggaggtggcacgGCAGCTGATCAGCGAGAAAG GCTCCATTAACTTCCTTCATGCTGACTGCGACAAGTTCCGACACCCCTTGCTACACATCCAGAAGACCCCTGCCGACTGCCCCGTCATAGCCATAGATAGCTTCCGCCACATGTATGTCTTCCCAGAGTTCAGCGACTTAAC GATTCCCGGTAAGCTCCGCCAGTTTGTGCTGGACCTGCACTCTGGGAAGCTACACAGAGAGTTCCACCACGGTCCAGACCCCACTGACTCCACCCCAGGACAG GAAGAGAACAGAGAAGTGCAGAGCAGCCCCCCTGAGAGCTCCTTCCAGAAACTGGCCCCTAGCGAAACCCGCTACACCCTCCTCAGGCACAGAGATGAGCtgtag